A genomic window from Mesorhizobium sp. CAU 1732 includes:
- a CDS encoding ceramidase domain-containing protein, with protein MFDELHTHLDLYCERTGPEFWSEPVNALTNLAFVLAGLWGVYEVRRRGTGAFAEALAWWAVAIGIGSFLFHTFANRLTMWADILPIAGFTLAYTWLNLRRFVGMAWPRALAVFIGFYITAAIITLMVPDWLREATNGSTGYLPPFLALIFFGMVVIRAGNPAGWYNIVAALMFCASVTFRAIDPVVCEAMPLGTHFLWHTINGLMLGVLLAATARYGAPRR; from the coding sequence ATGTTCGATGAACTTCACACCCATCTCGATCTTTATTGCGAGCGGACAGGTCCCGAATTCTGGTCGGAACCGGTCAACGCGCTTACAAACCTGGCCTTCGTCCTCGCCGGGCTCTGGGGCGTCTATGAGGTTCGCAGGCGCGGTACCGGCGCCTTCGCCGAGGCGCTGGCGTGGTGGGCGGTGGCGATCGGCATAGGCTCGTTCCTGTTCCATACCTTCGCCAACCGGCTGACGATGTGGGCCGATATCCTGCCGATTGCGGGCTTTACGCTTGCCTATACATGGTTGAACCTGCGCCGCTTCGTCGGCATGGCATGGCCCAGAGCGCTCGCCGTCTTCATCGGCTTCTACATCACCGCCGCGATCATCACGCTGATGGTCCCCGACTGGCTGCGGGAGGCGACGAATGGCTCGACAGGCTATCTTCCGCCGTTCCTGGCGCTGATCTTCTTCGGCATGGTGGTGATCCGCGCGGGCAACCCGGCCGGCTGGTACAACATCGTCGCGGCGTTGATGTTCTGCGCGTCCGTCACATTCCGGGCTATCGATCCGGTTGTCTGCGAAGCGATGCCGCTGGGCACGCACTTCCTGTGGCACACGATCAACGGATTGATGCTGGGCGTTCTGCTGGCGGCAACGGCGCGATATGGGGCGCCGCGGCGGTAA